The following are encoded in a window of Arthrobacter woluwensis genomic DNA:
- a CDS encoding M16 family metallopeptidase has product MAATELPLSVEHGRPVLLHAHDGAEVRRTILPGGVRVLTESMPGQRSATIGFWVGVGSRDEVGGQHGSTHFLEHLLFKGTRRRTALEIASAFDEVGGESNAATAKESTCYYARVLDRDLPMAIDVIADMITGAVLDPEELEQEREVILEEIAMDADDPTDVAHEHFVSAVLGEHPLGRPIGGTPEAIRAVARDSVWEHYQQHYRPQELVVTAAGGLDHDVVCSLVEEALRSAGWPMTQGTAPKPRRSSVAAEISGQPGLAVVKRQVEQANIILGCPGLVAGDSRRYVMSVLNSVLGGGMSSRLFQEIREKKGLVYSTYSFSSSYADTGYFGLYAGCSPAKVGQVITLLQAELDKLAEHGITESELSKAKGQLSGGIVLALEDTGSRMSRLGRAELVSGEFQSIDDTLARIDAVTADEVLQLARDMAGRPRTITVVGPFDESETFGL; this is encoded by the coding sequence ATGGCAGCCACTGAGCTGCCTCTGAGCGTGGAGCATGGCCGTCCGGTCCTGCTCCACGCCCATGATGGGGCAGAAGTCCGCCGGACCATCCTCCCGGGCGGCGTCCGCGTCCTCACCGAATCCATGCCGGGGCAGCGCTCCGCGACCATCGGCTTCTGGGTCGGCGTGGGCTCCCGCGACGAGGTGGGCGGCCAGCACGGCTCCACCCACTTCCTCGAGCACCTGCTCTTCAAGGGCACCCGACGCCGGACCGCTCTGGAGATCGCCTCCGCCTTCGACGAGGTGGGCGGCGAATCCAACGCGGCCACCGCGAAGGAGAGCACCTGCTACTACGCCCGCGTGCTCGACCGTGATCTGCCGATGGCGATCGACGTCATCGCGGACATGATCACCGGCGCCGTCCTCGACCCCGAGGAGCTCGAGCAGGAGCGCGAGGTCATCCTCGAAGAGATCGCCATGGACGCGGACGATCCCACCGATGTGGCGCACGAGCACTTCGTGTCCGCCGTCCTCGGCGAGCATCCGCTGGGCCGCCCGATCGGCGGCACTCCCGAAGCCATCCGCGCCGTGGCGCGGGACTCGGTGTGGGAGCACTACCAGCAGCACTACCGTCCCCAGGAACTCGTGGTCACCGCCGCCGGCGGTCTGGACCACGACGTCGTCTGCTCGCTCGTGGAGGAGGCTCTCCGGTCCGCCGGCTGGCCGATGACACAGGGCACCGCGCCGAAGCCGCGCCGGTCCTCGGTGGCGGCCGAGATCTCCGGGCAGCCGGGCCTCGCCGTGGTGAAGCGTCAGGTGGAGCAGGCCAACATCATCCTGGGCTGCCCGGGGCTGGTGGCCGGCGACTCCCGCCGTTACGTCATGAGCGTGCTGAACTCCGTGCTCGGCGGTGGCATGTCCTCCCGTCTGTTCCAGGAGATCCGCGAGAAGAAGGGCCTGGTGTACTCCACGTACTCCTTCTCGTCGAGCTACGCGGACACGGGCTACTTCGGTCTGTACGCGGGCTGCAGCCCGGCCAAGGTAGGGCAGGTCATCACCCTGCTCCAGGCCGAACTGGACAAGCTCGCGGAACACGGCATCACGGAGTCGGAACTGAGCAAGGCCAAGGGCCAGCTTTCCGGCGGGATCGTGCTGGCCCTGGAGGACACCGGCTCCCGGATGTCCCGCCTGGGCCGTGCGGAGCTCGTGTCCGGCGAGTTCCAGAGCATCGACGACACGCTCGCACGGATCGACGCCGTGACCGCGGACGAGGTCCTGCAGCTGGCGCGGGACATGGCCGGGCGTCCCCGCACCATCACCGTCGTCGGACCGTTCGACGAGTCGGAGACGTTCGGGCTTTAA
- a CDS encoding DUF2252 domain-containing protein: protein MEPARATLTEQLTAGRAARSSHPRRELARLTTDGREPLDILDRQNATRVPALVPLREERMAASPFAFYRGAAAVMAADLARDRHSGILVASCGDAHLANFGFYASPERSLVFDLNDFDEAAWAPWEWDLKRLVTSLVIAGRDSGRSPEVIENAVLAAVDGYRLGLDAALRLSPVERYYANVDAEETLSRLSGPSRKALQDAITKARKRTAGQAARKLTRKGEDGRIRFLDDPPVMEHVDPSLTRDLNALFKAYQRNAAIDIAFLVQHYSLADFARRVVGVGSVGTQCFVLALQDSADDVLILQAKEARRSVLAEYGGIAQPRPLLDGVAERGEGARVVGLQKILQACSDPFLGHLQAPEGDFYLRQFRDMKGGIDASTLEDGPFHGYAQACALLLSRAHSQSPAATRIAGYLGRSRKVGSALLDWSLAYEEVNAADHRAFAERLKAGSPERGRPEG, encoded by the coding sequence ATGGAGCCTGCACGCGCGACCCTCACGGAACAGCTCACCGCCGGCCGGGCGGCCCGGTCATCCCATCCCCGCCGGGAACTGGCGCGGCTCACCACGGACGGCAGGGAGCCGCTGGACATCCTCGACCGGCAGAACGCGACGCGGGTGCCCGCCCTGGTCCCACTGCGCGAGGAGAGGATGGCGGCCTCACCGTTCGCCTTCTACCGCGGGGCCGCAGCCGTGATGGCCGCGGACCTCGCCCGCGACCGGCACAGCGGGATCCTGGTGGCCTCCTGCGGCGACGCCCACCTCGCCAACTTCGGGTTCTACGCTTCCCCGGAGCGAAGCCTGGTGTTCGATCTCAACGACTTCGACGAGGCCGCCTGGGCGCCGTGGGAGTGGGACCTCAAGCGCCTCGTCACAAGCCTTGTCATCGCCGGCCGGGACAGCGGACGCAGTCCGGAGGTCATCGAGAACGCCGTGCTGGCCGCCGTCGACGGCTACCGGCTGGGCCTGGACGCCGCGCTCCGGCTGAGCCCCGTGGAGCGGTACTACGCGAACGTCGACGCCGAGGAGACGCTGAGCAGGCTCTCCGGACCGTCGCGGAAGGCACTCCAGGACGCGATCACGAAGGCGCGGAAGCGGACCGCCGGGCAGGCCGCCCGCAAGCTGACCCGGAAGGGCGAGGACGGCCGCATCCGGTTCCTGGACGACCCGCCCGTCATGGAGCACGTGGATCCGTCCCTGACCCGCGATCTCAACGCGCTCTTCAAGGCCTATCAGCGCAATGCCGCGATCGACATCGCCTTCCTGGTCCAGCACTACTCGCTGGCGGACTTCGCACGCCGGGTGGTGGGCGTGGGGAGCGTCGGAACCCAGTGCTTCGTGCTGGCGCTGCAGGACTCCGCGGACGACGTCCTCATCCTGCAGGCGAAGGAGGCCCGCCGGAGCGTGCTGGCCGAGTACGGCGGGATCGCGCAGCCGCGCCCCCTGCTGGACGGGGTCGCCGAACGCGGTGAAGGCGCCCGTGTGGTCGGTCTCCAGAAGATCCTCCAGGCCTGCTCGGACCCGTTCCTGGGCCATCTGCAGGCGCCGGAAGGCGACTTCTACCTGCGGCAGTTCCGCGACATGAAGGGCGGGATCGACGCCTCGACCCTGGAGGACGGCCCGTTCCACGGATATGCCCAGGCATGCGCGCTGCTGCTGTCCCGCGCCCACTCGCAGTCTCCGGCGGCCACCCGGATCGCCGGATACCTCGGCCGGAGCCGGAAAGTGGGATCGGCCCTGCTGGACTGGTCACTCGCCTATGAGGAGGTCAACGCGGCGGACCATCGGGCGTTCGCCGAACGCCTCAAGGCCGGATCGCCCGAGCGCGGACGACCCGAAGGGTAG
- a CDS encoding polyribonucleotide nucleotidyltransferase — translation MEGPEIQFSEAIIDNGRFGQRVIRFETGRLAKQAAGAAMVYIDDDTALLSATTAGKHPREGFDFFPLTVDVEERMYAAGRIPGSFFRREGRPSTEAILACRLMDRPLRPAFVKGLRNEVQIVVTVLAINPDELYDVVAINASSMSTQLSGLPFSGPIGGVRVALIADEQGTQWVAFPKHSQLENAVFDMVVAGRIAGDDVAIMMVEAEATDNSWNLIKEQGATAPTEEVVAEGLEAAKPFIKALCEAQADLAARAAKPTVEFPVFLDYQDDVFAAVEAAAATRLAEVFQIADKQERDAASDALKDEVVAALSEQFEGREKELSAAFRSVTKQVVRQRILKDQVRIDGRGLTDIRQLTAEVEVLPRVHGSAIFERGETQIMGVTTLNMLKMEQQIDSLSPEKTKRYMHNYNFPPYSTGETGRVGSPKRREIGHGALAERALVPVLPSREEFPYAIRQVSEALGSNGSTSMGSVCASTLSLLNAGVPLKAPVAGIAMGLVSDEVDGQTRYAALTDILGAEDAFGDMDFKVAGTREFVTAIQLDTKLDGIPASVLAAALKQAREARLHILDVLNAAIDTPDELSEFAPRVIAVKIPVDKIGEVIGPKGKMINQIQEDTGADISIEDDGTVYIGATNGPSAEAARSAINAIANPQIPEVGERYLGTVVKTTTFGAFVSLTPGKDGLLHVTELRKLAGGKRVDNVEDVVSVGQKVQVEITKIDDRGKLSLSPVVEDEAEAPAGE, via the coding sequence TTGGAGGGTCCCGAGATCCAGTTCTCCGAAGCGATCATCGACAACGGCCGATTCGGCCAGCGCGTGATCCGCTTTGAAACCGGCCGTCTGGCCAAGCAGGCCGCAGGTGCGGCCATGGTGTACATCGACGATGACACCGCCCTGCTCTCCGCCACCACCGCGGGCAAGCACCCGCGTGAGGGCTTCGACTTCTTCCCGCTCACCGTCGATGTGGAAGAGCGCATGTACGCCGCCGGCCGCATCCCCGGCAGCTTCTTCCGCCGCGAAGGCCGTCCGTCCACGGAAGCCATCCTGGCCTGCCGTCTAATGGACCGCCCGCTGCGCCCGGCCTTCGTGAAGGGCCTGCGCAACGAGGTCCAGATCGTCGTCACCGTTCTGGCGATCAACCCGGACGAGCTCTACGACGTGGTCGCCATCAACGCGTCCTCCATGTCCACCCAGCTCTCCGGCCTGCCGTTCTCCGGCCCGATCGGCGGCGTCCGCGTCGCGCTGATCGCCGATGAGCAGGGCACCCAGTGGGTCGCCTTCCCGAAGCACTCCCAGCTCGAGAACGCCGTGTTCGACATGGTCGTGGCCGGCCGCATCGCCGGTGACGACGTCGCGATCATGATGGTCGAGGCCGAGGCCACCGACAACTCCTGGAACCTCATCAAGGAACAGGGCGCCACGGCCCCGACCGAAGAGGTCGTGGCCGAGGGCCTCGAGGCCGCCAAGCCGTTCATCAAGGCCCTGTGCGAGGCACAGGCCGACCTGGCCGCCCGCGCCGCCAAGCCCACGGTCGAGTTCCCCGTGTTCCTGGACTACCAGGACGACGTGTTCGCCGCCGTCGAGGCCGCCGCTGCGACCCGCCTGGCCGAGGTCTTCCAGATCGCGGACAAGCAGGAGCGCGACGCCGCTTCCGACGCTCTCAAGGACGAAGTGGTCGCCGCTCTGTCCGAGCAGTTCGAGGGCCGCGAGAAGGAGCTGTCCGCAGCCTTCCGCTCCGTCACCAAGCAGGTCGTGCGTCAGCGCATCCTGAAGGACCAGGTCCGCATCGACGGCCGTGGCCTGACGGACATCCGTCAGCTCACCGCCGAGGTCGAGGTCCTGCCCCGCGTGCACGGTTCCGCCATCTTCGAGCGCGGCGAGACCCAGATCATGGGTGTCACCACGCTGAACATGCTCAAGATGGAGCAGCAGATCGACTCCCTGTCGCCGGAGAAGACCAAGCGCTACATGCACAACTACAACTTCCCGCCGTACTCCACCGGTGAGACCGGCCGCGTCGGTTCCCCGAAGCGCCGCGAAATCGGCCACGGCGCTCTCGCCGAGCGCGCCCTGGTGCCGGTGCTGCCGAGCCGCGAGGAGTTCCCCTACGCGATCCGTCAGGTGTCCGAGGCTCTCGGCTCCAACGGCTCGACGTCGATGGGTTCCGTCTGTGCCTCCACCCTGTCCCTCCTGAACGCCGGTGTGCCGCTGAAGGCCCCCGTCGCCGGCATCGCCATGGGCCTGGTGTCCGACGAGGTCGACGGTCAGACCCGCTACGCGGCCCTGACCGACATCCTCGGCGCCGAAGACGCCTTCGGCGACATGGACTTCAAGGTCGCCGGCACCCGTGAGTTCGTCACGGCCATCCAGCTCGACACCAAGCTGGACGGCATCCCCGCCTCCGTGCTGGCCGCCGCTCTGAAGCAGGCCCGCGAGGCCCGCCTCCACATCCTCGACGTGCTCAACGCCGCGATCGACACCCCGGACGAGCTCTCCGAGTTCGCTCCGCGCGTCATCGCCGTGAAGATCCCCGTGGACAAGATCGGTGAGGTCATCGGCCCCAAGGGCAAGATGATCAACCAGATCCAGGAGGACACCGGCGCGGACATCTCCATCGAGGACGACGGCACCGTCTACATCGGCGCCACCAACGGCCCGTCCGCCGAGGCTGCCCGTTCCGCGATCAACGCCATCGCGAACCCGCAGATCCCTGAGGTCGGTGAGCGTTACCTGGGCACCGTGGTCAAGACCACCACGTTCGGCGCGTTCGTCTCCCTCACCCCGGGCAAGGACGGCCTCCTGCACGTCACCGAGCTGCGCAAGCTGGCCGGTGGCAAGCGCGTGGACAACGTCGAGGACGTCGTCTCCGTGGGCCAGAAGGTCCAGGTGGAGATCACCAAGATCGACGACCGTGGCAAGCTCTCCCTCTCCCCGGTGGTTGAGGACGAGGCCGAAGCCCCGGCTGGCGAGTAG
- the rpsO gene encoding 30S ribosomal protein S15: MALDAAVKTQIIQEFATHEGDTGSPEVQIAVLSKRISDLTEHLKFHKHDHHTRRGLMALVGRRKRMLRYLHDTDINRYRSLIERLGLRR, encoded by the coding sequence GTGGCACTTGACGCCGCCGTAAAGACGCAGATCATCCAGGAATTCGCCACCCACGAGGGTGACACCGGTTCCCCCGAGGTTCAAATCGCTGTGCTGTCCAAGCGCATCTCTGACCTGACGGAGCACCTGAAGTTCCACAAGCACGACCACCACACCCGCCGTGGCCTCATGGCTCTGGTCGGTCGCCGCAAGCGCATGCTGCGTTACCTGCACGACACCGACATCAACCGCTACCGTTCGCTCATCGAGCGTCTCGGCCTGCGCCGCTAG
- a CDS encoding MoaD/ThiS family protein: MITVRYFAAAKAAAGLDEERIDTAAFTPTDDDGAAPSAAPFTLGALLETLQRLERPGATPDAPELSRVLSRSSFLINGVAAKDHAKPLSAGDTVDVLPPFAGG; this comes from the coding sequence ATGATCACGGTACGGTACTTCGCCGCGGCCAAGGCGGCCGCCGGACTGGACGAGGAGCGGATCGACACCGCGGCATTCACCCCCACGGACGACGACGGCGCGGCCCCCTCCGCGGCCCCGTTCACCCTGGGCGCGCTCCTGGAGACCCTCCAGCGGCTCGAGCGCCCCGGCGCCACCCCTGACGCCCCGGAACTCTCCCGGGTCCTGTCCCGGAGCTCGTTCCTCATCAACGGCGTGGCCGCGAAGGACCACGCCAAGCCCCTCTCCGCCGGCGACACGGTGGACGTCCTCCCACCCTTCGCCGGCGGCTGA